In Falco cherrug isolate bFalChe1 chromosome 2, bFalChe1.pri, whole genome shotgun sequence, the following are encoded in one genomic region:
- the NFKBIZ gene encoding NF-kappa-B inhibitor zeta isoform X5 — MAGGKQHRGPFQGVRVKNSVKELLLHFRSCRQLPAPPAEDGKAQGGLANYEQYTAELKSILGHSGKRKAPELLSDGPSFKRQANVHPHLLTPPQTPTSMDNVEETHKNDAKHESNSDLLQNIINIKNESSPVSLNTVQVSWLHTVSSHGSPGEQYQDSPGTQAFSPSQKYQVFQDHTSQQMLEPPQHYQFPPSQTPDLSQSYPPDASLEYRPFATSDQSPGYQQSTFESHELQYCPPQSFSSLLNDSEGSEGISAPLQPLAGAHPQAEVAHHAPGFSLLSGNVCGSLERSISLAALNVSLPDQNVARSTTQLGKSFFQWQVEQEENKLANISQDQFLAKDSDGDTFLHIAVAQGRRALSYVLARKMAALHMLDIKEHNGQSAFQVAVAANQHLIVQDLVSLGAQVNTTDCWGRTPLHVCAEKGHAQVLQAIQKGAMGSNQYVDLEATNYDGLTALHCAVLAHNAVLHELQNSQPPHSPEVQELLLRNKSLVETIKTLIQMGASVEAKDRKSGRSALHLAAEEANLELIRLFLELPNCLSFINAKAYNGNTALHVAASLQYRVSQLDAVRLLMRKGADPSARNLENEQPVHLVPDGLVGEQVKNQHPTVPSAPICSHPCKSLIPFQKFLWGFELQLFKEKI; from the exons GCACAGGGAGGACTGGCAAACTACGAGCAGTACACAG cagagctgaagagcaTACTCGGTCACAGTGGCAAAAGGAAGGCTCCCGAGCTGCTTTCTGATGGACCTTCTTTCAAGCGCCAAGCTAATGTTCACCCACACCTCCTG ACACCACCCCAGACACCAACCTCTATGGATAACGTGGAGGAGACTCATAAAAATGATGCAAAACATGAGAGCAATTCCGATCTGCTTCAGAACATTATAAACATCAAGAACGAGTCGAGCCCCGTGTCTCTGAACACGGTGCAGGTCAGCTGGCTGCACACTGTCTCCAGTCATGGCTCTCCCGGCGAGCAGTACCAGGACAGCCCGGGGACGCAGGCTTTCTCGCCGTCCCAGAAATACCAAGTGTTCCAAGATCACACCTCCCAGCAGATGCTCGAGCCGCCGCAGCATTACCAGTTCCCTCCCTCCCAGACCCCAGACTTGTCACAGAGCTATCCCCCAGACGCCTCACTGGAGTACAGGCCGTTTGCCACCAGTGACCAGTCTCCTGGCTACCAGCAGAGCACCTTTGAGAGCCATGAATTGCAGTACTGCCCGCCGCAGAGCTTCTCCTCCCTCTTGAACGACTCCGAGGGCTCAGAGGGCATCTCCGCTCCCCTCCAGCCACTGGCCGGTGCCCACCCACAGGCTGAGGTCGCCCACCATGCTCCAGgcttcagcttgctttctggtAATGTCTGTGGTAGTCTGGAGCGCAGCATCTCTTTGGCTGCTTTGAATGTGTCTCTACCTGACCAAAACGTCGCCAGAAGCACGACTCAGCTGGGCAAGTCGTTTTTTCAGTGGCAAGtggaacaggaggaaaacaaactggCAAACATCTCTCAAGACCAGTTCCTCGCAAAAGACTCGGATGGTGACAC cttcCTTCACATCGCCGTTGCCCAGGGCCGCCGGGCGCTCTCCTACGTTCTTGCGAGGAAGATGGCAGCCCTGCACATGCTGGACATTAAGGAGCACAATGGCCAG AGTGCTTTCCAGGTTGCTGTGGCTGCCAATCAACATCTCATTGTGCAGGACTTGGTTAGCTTGGGGGCTCAAGTCAACACCACAGACTGCTGGGGTAGAACGCCGTTGCATGTTTGCGCTGAGAAGGGACATGCCCAGGTCCTTCAG GCGATCCAAAAGGGAGCTATGGGAAGCAATCAGTATGTGGACCTTGAGGCAACAAACTACGATG GTTTGACAGCGTTGCACTGTGCTGTTCTGGCCCATAACGCTGTGCTGCACGAGCTGCAGAACAGTCAGCCACCTCACTCCCCTGAGGTCCAGGAACTTCTGCTGAGAAACAAGAGCCTGGTGGAAACCATCAAGACTCTGATACAAATGGGAGCCTCTGTTGAAGCAAAA GATCGCAAAAGCGGTCGCTCAGCTTTGCATTTGGCAGCAGAAGAAGCAAACCTAGAGCTCATTCGTCTCTTTTTGGAGCTGCCCAACTGCCTCTCTTTCATTAACGCAAAG GCTTACAACGGCAACACGGCACTCCACgtggctgccagcctgcagtACCGGGTGAGCCAGCTGGACGCGGTGCGCCTGCTGATGCGCAAGGGAGCCGATCCCAGTGCCAGAAACCTGGAGAATGAGCAGCCGGTTCACCTGGTTCCCGATGGCCTTGTAGGAGAGCAGgtaaaaaaccaacacccaacgGTCCCCTCTGCTCCCATCTGTTCCCATCCATGCAAAAGCCTTATTCCTTTCCAGAagtttctttggggttttgagTTGCagctttttaaggaaaagatttAG